A single genomic interval of Microbacterium oleivorans harbors:
- the argJ gene encoding bifunctional glutamate N-acetyltransferase/amino-acid acetyltransferase ArgJ, whose protein sequence is MSVTAPRGFAAAGVAAGLKSTGKPDVAVVVNRGPHKVGTAVFTSNRAKANPILWSQQAVADGVVEAVVLNSGGANCFTGTFGFQTTHQTAEKAGELLGVSPGDVLVCSTGLIGTGDEVFRTKVLDGTTAAIGSLSDDGGEDAARAIMTTDSRPKNAVVSRGGWTIGGMAKGAGMLAPGLATMLVVITTDAVLDRDAADAALRSATRTSFDRLDSDGCMSTNDQVTLMVSGASGVVPDTDEFADALAELCRDLAEQLQGDAEGASHDISIEVVGAASEDDAVVVGRSVARNNLFKAAIFGNDPNWGRVLAAIGTTDATFDPYDVDVSFNGVRVCSAGGPDRPREDVDLTPRATHILIDLKSGDAAATILTNDLTHEYVHENSAYSS, encoded by the coding sequence GTGAGCGTCACCGCCCCCCGGGGTTTCGCGGCGGCGGGGGTCGCCGCGGGCCTGAAATCCACCGGCAAGCCCGACGTGGCCGTCGTCGTCAACCGCGGCCCGCACAAGGTCGGCACGGCCGTGTTCACATCGAATCGAGCCAAGGCCAACCCGATCCTGTGGTCGCAGCAGGCGGTGGCCGACGGCGTGGTCGAGGCGGTCGTCCTCAACTCCGGTGGCGCGAACTGCTTCACCGGCACGTTCGGCTTCCAGACCACTCACCAGACCGCCGAGAAGGCCGGCGAGCTGCTGGGCGTGAGCCCCGGCGACGTGCTCGTGTGCTCGACCGGACTCATCGGAACCGGGGACGAGGTCTTCCGGACGAAGGTGCTCGACGGCACCACGGCTGCCATCGGATCGCTCAGCGACGACGGGGGCGAGGATGCGGCGCGGGCGATCATGACCACCGATTCGCGGCCGAAGAACGCCGTCGTCTCGCGCGGCGGATGGACGATCGGCGGCATGGCCAAGGGCGCGGGCATGCTCGCGCCGGGTCTCGCGACGATGCTGGTGGTCATCACCACCGACGCGGTGCTCGACCGGGATGCCGCCGATGCCGCTCTGCGGTCGGCGACGCGCACCAGCTTCGATCGTCTCGACTCCGACGGCTGCATGTCGACCAACGACCAGGTGACGCTGATGGTCAGCGGAGCCTCGGGCGTGGTCCCCGACACGGACGAGTTCGCCGACGCGCTCGCCGAGCTCTGCCGCGATCTCGCGGAGCAGCTGCAGGGCGACGCCGAGGGCGCGAGCCACGACATCTCGATCGAGGTCGTCGGTGCGGCATCCGAGGACGACGCGGTGGTGGTGGGTCGCTCGGTCGCGCGCAACAACCTCTTCAAGGCCGCGATCTTCGGAAACGACCCGAATTGGGGCCGGGTGCTCGCCGCGATCGGCACCACCGACGCGACGTTCGACCCGTACGACGTCGACGTGTCGTTCAACGGGGTGCGGGTCTGCAGCGCCGGTGGACCGGATCGCCCTCGCGAGGACGTCGACCTGACGCCGCGCGCGACGCACATCCTCATCGACCTGAAGTCCGGCGATGCGGCGGCGACGATCCTCACGAACGATCTGACGCACGAGTACGTCCACGAGAACAGCGCGTACTCCTCATGA
- the argB gene encoding acetylglutamate kinase — protein sequence MNDIDLQHTTPEEAAAKAGVLIESLPWLQRFRDQIIVIKYGGNAMVSEELQESFAQDIAYLRFVGVKPVVVHGGGPQISKMLDRLSIESEFKGGYRVTSTEAIDVVRMVLTGQINPQLVARINAYGPFATGLSGEDAGLFGGRRRGVIVDGTEHDLGHVGDVVAVDPQPVLDQLAAGRIPVISSIAPDLDNPGQSLNVNADAAAAAVATALNATKLVVLTDVPGLYADWPNRDSLVSHLTATDLRAMLPGLESGMIPKMQACLDAVDGGVDTAAIIDGRQPHSVLVEVFTAQGIGTEVVAG from the coding sequence ATGAACGACATCGACCTGCAGCACACGACGCCCGAAGAGGCGGCGGCCAAAGCCGGTGTCCTCATCGAGTCTCTGCCCTGGCTGCAGCGCTTCCGCGACCAGATCATCGTGATCAAGTACGGCGGCAACGCGATGGTTTCGGAGGAGTTGCAGGAGTCCTTCGCCCAGGACATCGCCTACCTCCGCTTCGTCGGGGTCAAGCCCGTCGTCGTGCACGGCGGTGGCCCGCAGATCTCGAAGATGCTCGACCGCCTCTCGATCGAGAGCGAGTTCAAGGGCGGGTACCGGGTGACGAGCACCGAGGCCATCGACGTCGTCCGGATGGTGCTCACCGGCCAGATCAACCCGCAGCTGGTCGCCCGCATCAACGCCTACGGGCCCTTCGCGACCGGTCTGTCGGGTGAGGACGCCGGCCTGTTCGGCGGTCGACGCCGCGGGGTCATCGTCGACGGGACCGAGCACGACCTCGGACACGTCGGCGACGTCGTCGCGGTCGATCCGCAGCCGGTGCTCGACCAGCTCGCCGCCGGCCGCATCCCGGTGATCTCGTCGATCGCTCCCGACCTCGACAACCCGGGGCAATCGCTCAACGTCAACGCGGATGCCGCCGCGGCCGCAGTGGCCACGGCGCTGAATGCGACGAAGCTCGTCGTGCTCACGGATGTGCCCGGGCTCTACGCCGACTGGCCCAACCGCGACTCGCTCGTCTCGCACCTGACGGCGACCGACCTGCGCGCGATGCTCCCCGGCCTCGAGTCGGGCATGATCCCCAAGATGCAAGCCTGCCTCGACGCCGTCGACGGGGGAGTGGACACGGCCGCGATCATCGACGGACGCCAGCCGCACTCGGTGCTCGTCGAGGTCTTCACGGCGCAAGGAATCGGCACGGAGGTGGTGGCGGGATGA
- a CDS encoding acetylornithine transaminase gives MTNPTIQQTTPAWAEDVDRDLVRSAGARLALLERGEGAYVWDADGKRYLDFLAGIAVNSLGHAHPVFVEAISRQAATLSHVSNYFATPPQLALAARLKRLAGTGEAGRVYFGNSGAEANEAAFKLARLHGGTGRPRILALKDAFHGRTMGTLALTGKPHMQQPFEPMVPGVEFLDSTIDALEAAMDERVAALFVEPIKGEAGVVELPEGYLQAAREITSRHGALLIVDEIQTGAGRTGAWFAFQHAGIEPDAITVAKGIGGGFPIGALITFESASDLFYPGTHGSTFGGNPLGTAVASAVLGEIEDAGLVEAAATHGARVRQVLETMDSPLIEGVRGRGLLLGVALRHPVAGSVVAAAQEHGLIVNAANDRTVRIAPPLTIGDVEIDEFAELFAAALHTVESALLLEDTTTEESA, from the coding sequence ATGACGAACCCGACGATCCAGCAGACGACGCCCGCATGGGCCGAAGACGTCGATCGCGACCTGGTGCGCAGCGCCGGCGCGCGTCTGGCGCTCCTCGAGCGCGGTGAGGGCGCCTACGTCTGGGACGCCGACGGCAAGCGCTACCTCGACTTCCTCGCGGGCATCGCCGTCAACTCCCTCGGCCACGCCCACCCCGTGTTCGTCGAGGCGATCTCGCGCCAGGCCGCGACGCTCTCGCACGTGTCGAACTACTTCGCCACGCCCCCGCAGCTCGCCCTCGCGGCGCGCCTGAAGCGCCTCGCCGGCACCGGCGAGGCCGGGCGCGTGTACTTCGGCAACTCCGGAGCGGAGGCCAACGAGGCGGCGTTCAAGCTCGCACGGCTCCACGGCGGCACCGGTCGCCCCCGCATCCTCGCTCTGAAGGACGCCTTCCACGGCCGCACCATGGGCACCCTCGCCCTGACCGGCAAGCCGCACATGCAGCAGCCGTTCGAGCCGATGGTGCCGGGGGTTGAGTTCCTCGACTCGACGATCGACGCGCTCGAGGCGGCGATGGACGAGCGTGTCGCCGCCCTCTTCGTCGAACCCATCAAGGGCGAGGCGGGTGTCGTGGAGCTGCCGGAGGGGTACCTGCAGGCCGCTCGCGAGATCACGTCCCGCCACGGGGCGCTGCTCATCGTCGACGAGATCCAGACCGGCGCGGGGCGCACCGGCGCATGGTTCGCCTTCCAGCACGCGGGCATCGAGCCCGACGCGATCACGGTCGCCAAGGGCATCGGCGGCGGGTTCCCGATCGGTGCGCTCATCACCTTCGAGAGCGCCAGCGACCTGTTCTACCCGGGCACCCACGGTTCGACCTTCGGCGGCAACCCGCTCGGCACCGCCGTCGCCTCGGCGGTGCTCGGCGAGATCGAGGACGCCGGGCTCGTCGAGGCCGCCGCAACCCACGGCGCTCGGGTGCGCCAGGTGCTCGAGACCATGGACTCCCCGCTCATCGAGGGTGTGCGCGGACGCGGTCTGCTGCTGGGCGTCGCGCTGCGGCATCCGGTCGCCGGGTCCGTCGTCGCGGCGGCGCAGGAGCACGGTCTCATCGTCAACGCCGCCAACGACCGCACGGTGCGCATCGCGCCGCCCCTGACCATCGGCGACGTCGAGATCGACGAGTTCGCCGAGCTGTTCGCCGCCGCTTTGCACACCGTCGAATCGGCCCTGCTTCTCGAAGACACGACCACGGAGGAATCCGCATGA
- the argF gene encoding ornithine carbamoyltransferase: MTRHLLRDDDLSPAEQAEVLDLALALKKDRWKLKPLEGPQTVAVIFDKSSTRTRVSFAVGIADLGGSPLIISTANSQLGGKETPSDTARVLERQVAAIVWRTYAQAGLEEMAQGTRVPVVNALSDDFHPCQLLADLLTIREHKGDLAGLTLSFFGDGRSNMGHSYVLAGVTAGMHVRVAAPEGYGPREDVVADAQRIAARTGGSVTILIDPSEAASGADVIVTDTWVSMGKEEEKLARIDDLGAYKVTQQTMDAAAPGAIFIHCLPADRGYEVDADVIDGPQSVVWDEAENRLHAQKALLVWLLRQQ, from the coding sequence ATGACCCGCCATCTGCTCCGCGACGACGACCTGAGCCCGGCCGAGCAGGCCGAGGTGCTCGACCTCGCCCTCGCGCTGAAGAAGGACCGCTGGAAGCTCAAGCCCCTCGAGGGCCCGCAGACGGTAGCCGTCATCTTCGACAAGTCGTCGACGCGCACGCGCGTGTCGTTCGCCGTCGGCATCGCCGATCTGGGCGGCTCGCCGCTGATCATCTCGACGGCCAACAGCCAGCTCGGCGGCAAAGAGACGCCCTCCGACACCGCGCGGGTGCTCGAACGTCAGGTCGCCGCGATCGTCTGGCGCACCTACGCCCAGGCCGGTCTCGAAGAGATGGCGCAGGGAACGCGGGTGCCCGTCGTCAATGCGCTCAGCGACGACTTCCACCCGTGCCAGCTGCTCGCCGACCTCCTGACGATCCGCGAGCACAAGGGCGACCTCGCCGGTCTCACGCTGTCGTTCTTCGGCGACGGCCGCTCCAACATGGGGCACTCGTACGTCCTCGCCGGTGTCACCGCAGGCATGCATGTTCGGGTCGCCGCCCCCGAGGGTTACGGGCCGCGCGAGGACGTCGTCGCCGACGCGCAGCGCATCGCCGCGCGGACCGGCGGCTCGGTCACCATCCTGATCGACCCGAGCGAGGCCGCGTCGGGCGCCGATGTGATCGTCACCGACACGTGGGTCTCGATGGGCAAGGAAGAGGAGAAGCTCGCGCGCATCGACGACCTCGGCGCCTACAAGGTCACCCAGCAGACTATGGATGCCGCCGCCCCCGGCGCCATCTTCATCCACTGCCTGCCCGCCGACCGCGGCTACGAGGTCGACGCCGACGTCATCGACGGACCGCAGAGCGTCGTGTGGGATGAGGCCGAGAACCGCCTGCACGCGCAGAAGGCGCTGCTCGTCTGGCTCCTGCGTCAGCAGTGA
- a CDS encoding heparan-alpha-glucosaminide N-acetyltransferase domain-containing protein, translating into MTPVPGWGEALRQRSLFSPSRIDGVDLARGLAVIGMLAAHLLVIPDLDWTDPATYDGLVHGRSSILFATLAGVSIGLISGGLRPVSGPGLATARLRLLVRAAAIWVVGVVLILFAVPVYVILPAYAVLFIIAAAVLPLRARSLAIAAVVVGVIAPFPQAAIDALAFWSTPAGDDLSNAVGWHYPFLTWIAFVLAGMAAARCDLRRRYTPVLLVLVGAGLALAGAVLDVVWGESESFGETVWTGEAHSSGLFEVVGSGGFALLVLGLCILLCRTPLTWLALPLRAVGSMPLTAYSAQIVVWAASRPAPEPGTFELDAYRALEPFWPMTLGIVAGCTLWALLVGRGPLEAGIDALARRVVPGTAVVASASAADRGGSARPDKLER; encoded by the coding sequence GTGACGCCGGTGCCGGGGTGGGGCGAAGCTCTGCGACAGCGGTCGCTGTTCTCCCCGTCGCGCATCGACGGCGTCGACCTCGCGCGCGGGCTCGCGGTGATCGGCATGCTCGCGGCGCACCTGCTCGTCATCCCCGACCTCGACTGGACCGACCCGGCGACCTACGACGGGCTCGTCCATGGACGATCATCGATCCTCTTCGCGACCCTCGCAGGAGTCTCGATCGGGCTTATCAGCGGCGGCCTCCGGCCGGTGAGCGGGCCCGGGCTCGCGACCGCGCGGCTGCGACTGCTGGTGCGTGCCGCGGCGATCTGGGTCGTGGGCGTCGTGCTGATCCTCTTCGCGGTGCCGGTGTACGTCATCCTGCCCGCCTACGCGGTTCTCTTCATCATCGCCGCCGCGGTCCTGCCGCTGCGTGCCCGGTCGCTTGCCATCGCCGCCGTGGTGGTGGGAGTGATCGCGCCGTTCCCGCAGGCAGCGATCGACGCGCTCGCGTTCTGGTCGACGCCGGCCGGTGACGACCTGTCGAACGCCGTCGGCTGGCACTACCCGTTCCTCACCTGGATCGCCTTCGTGCTGGCGGGCATGGCCGCCGCCCGATGCGACCTGCGCCGCCGGTACACGCCGGTGCTGCTCGTTCTCGTCGGCGCCGGCCTCGCCCTCGCCGGCGCCGTGCTGGACGTCGTCTGGGGTGAGTCCGAGTCCTTCGGCGAGACGGTGTGGACCGGAGAGGCGCATTCGTCGGGACTGTTCGAGGTCGTCGGCTCCGGCGGGTTCGCGCTGCTGGTGCTCGGCCTCTGCATCCTCCTGTGCCGCACGCCCCTGACGTGGCTCGCGCTGCCGCTGCGGGCCGTCGGCTCGATGCCGCTCACGGCCTACAGTGCGCAGATCGTCGTGTGGGCGGCGTCGAGACCGGCTCCCGAGCCGGGAACGTTCGAGCTCGACGCGTACCGTGCCCTGGAGCCGTTCTGGCCCATGACCCTCGGGATCGTCGCCGGCTGCACGCTCTGGGCACTCCTCGTCGGGCGCGGGCCGCTCGAGGCCGGGATCGACGCGCTCGCCCGGCGCGTCGTGCCGGGAACGGCGGTGGTCGCGAGCGCCTCGGCCGCCGATCGGGGCGGCTCGGCCCGCCCCGATAAGCTGGAGCGATGA
- the argH gene encoding argininosuccinate lyase — protein MSADTSGGTNSGALWGARFASGPAPELARLSRSTHFDWALASYDIAGSHAHAKALAAAGYLTPDEESRMHAGLDTVLAAVRDGSLLPAPDDEDVHGALEAALIATVGADLGGKLRAGRSRNDQIATLVRLYLLDHAEVIARDILRLIDAIVGQAEAHSRAIMPGRTHLQHAQPVLLAHHLQAHAWPLLRDLERLRDWAARARVSPYGGGALAGATLGLDPQLVATELGLDRPAENSIDGTSSRDVVAEFAFVSAMIAVDISRFAEDIIIWNTREFGFVTLDDGYSTGSSIMPQKKNPDIAELARGKAGRVIGNLSGLLATLKALPLAYNRDLQEDKEPVFDSIETLEVVLPAFAGMVATLRFDLDRMAELAPQGFSLATDVAEWLVKRGVPFREAHEVSGSLVRLCEERGIELHEASDDDLAAVSVHLDPRVREVLSPEGSVASRDGAGGTAPVRVDEQRAALIARAQQAVHIWRH, from the coding sequence ATGAGCGCAGACACGTCAGGCGGCACGAACTCCGGGGCTCTCTGGGGAGCCCGCTTCGCGTCGGGTCCGGCACCCGAGCTGGCGCGCCTGAGCCGATCGACGCACTTCGACTGGGCGCTCGCCAGCTACGACATCGCCGGATCGCACGCCCATGCCAAGGCTCTCGCCGCCGCCGGGTATCTGACCCCCGACGAGGAGAGCCGCATGCACGCGGGTCTCGACACCGTCCTCGCTGCCGTGCGTGACGGCTCGCTCCTGCCCGCGCCGGACGACGAAGACGTCCACGGTGCTCTCGAGGCCGCGCTCATCGCAACCGTCGGCGCCGACCTCGGCGGCAAGCTGCGCGCCGGTCGCAGTCGCAACGACCAGATCGCGACCCTCGTGCGGCTCTACCTGCTCGACCACGCCGAGGTGATCGCCCGCGACATCCTGCGCCTCATCGACGCGATCGTCGGGCAGGCCGAGGCGCATTCGCGCGCGATCATGCCCGGTCGCACCCACCTGCAGCACGCGCAGCCGGTGCTGCTGGCGCACCACCTGCAGGCCCACGCCTGGCCGCTCCTGCGCGACCTCGAGCGACTACGCGACTGGGCGGCACGCGCCCGCGTCTCGCCGTACGGCGGGGGAGCGCTCGCCGGGGCGACGCTCGGTCTCGACCCGCAGCTGGTGGCGACCGAGCTCGGTCTCGACCGCCCCGCCGAGAACTCCATCGACGGCACGTCGTCGCGCGACGTCGTGGCGGAGTTCGCGTTCGTCTCGGCGATGATCGCCGTCGACATCTCGCGCTTCGCCGAAGACATCATCATCTGGAACACGCGCGAGTTCGGCTTCGTCACGCTCGACGACGGCTACTCGACCGGGTCGAGCATCATGCCGCAGAAGAAGAACCCCGACATCGCCGAGCTCGCCCGCGGCAAGGCCGGCCGTGTGATCGGCAACCTGTCGGGGCTGCTCGCCACGCTCAAGGCCCTGCCGCTGGCGTACAACCGCGACCTGCAGGAGGACAAGGAGCCGGTCTTCGACTCGATCGAGACGCTCGAGGTCGTGCTCCCCGCGTTCGCCGGCATGGTCGCGACGCTGCGCTTCGACCTCGACCGCATGGCCGAGCTCGCACCCCAGGGTTTCTCGCTCGCCACCGACGTGGCCGAATGGCTCGTCAAGCGGGGCGTGCCCTTCCGCGAGGCTCACGAGGTGTCGGGCTCGCTCGTCCGCCTGTGCGAGGAGCGGGGCATCGAGCTGCACGAGGCGTCGGACGACGACCTCGCAGCGGTGTCCGTGCACCTCGACCCTCGTGTGCGCGAAGTGCTCTCGCCCGAGGGCTCGGTCGCGAGCCGCGACGGCGCCGGCGGCACTGCCCCGGTGCGTGTCGACGAGCAGCGGGCGGCGCTCATCGCCCGCGCGCAGCAGGCCGTGCACATTTGGCGGCACTGA
- a CDS encoding SatD family protein, whose translation MTIAVIADIVGSRRLDDRSLTQARIERTIAEVDAALPVSRAPMRATFADEFQAVFDELDDALAWLLLLQLALPDEAALRFGVGVGDVDQVDSATPTISDGPGWWRAREAIEQVHGLQDRTVPRARTRVVAGGEEDVAMADRIRFVNAYLLARDELVGAMSQRARRLAYGRCLGRTQGALAAEEGISQSAVSQLLASSGAPAVVGGFAALREGFR comes from the coding sequence ATGACGATCGCTGTGATCGCCGACATCGTCGGCTCTCGCCGCCTCGATGACCGCAGCCTCACCCAGGCGCGGATCGAGCGGACGATCGCCGAGGTCGACGCGGCGCTCCCGGTGAGCCGAGCCCCGATGCGCGCGACGTTCGCCGACGAGTTCCAAGCCGTGTTCGATGAGCTCGACGACGCGCTGGCCTGGCTCCTGCTCCTGCAGCTCGCTCTGCCCGATGAGGCGGCACTGCGGTTCGGGGTGGGTGTCGGAGACGTCGACCAGGTCGACTCCGCCACGCCGACGATCTCAGACGGCCCCGGATGGTGGCGCGCACGCGAGGCGATCGAGCAGGTCCACGGTCTGCAGGACCGCACCGTGCCGCGCGCCCGCACCCGCGTTGTCGCCGGTGGCGAGGAGGATGTCGCCATGGCCGACCGCATCCGTTTCGTCAACGCCTACCTGCTCGCGCGCGACGAGCTGGTCGGTGCCATGTCGCAGCGTGCCCGCCGCCTCGCCTACGGCCGGTGCCTGGGTCGCACGCAGGGTGCGCTCGCCGCCGAGGAGGGCATCTCGCAGTCGGCGGTATCGCAGCTGCTCGCCTCGTCGGGTGCTCCCGCCGTCGTCGGCGGGTTCGCGGCACTGCGGGAAGGCTTCCGATGA
- a CDS encoding VOC family protein, translating into MAKMELFEIPADDIQRAQAFYRSVLGFEYEPWADDMGMLRQPDGHGVDGDLHQRGEVPHPTIVFTVDRIEDVVAAAVAAGGEQVGEIQQLGEDSRWVYLRDSEGNVIGLFDEVAVG; encoded by the coding sequence ATGGCGAAGATGGAGCTTTTCGAGATCCCGGCCGACGACATCCAGCGTGCGCAGGCGTTCTATCGGTCGGTGCTCGGGTTCGAGTACGAGCCGTGGGCCGACGACATGGGCATGCTGCGGCAGCCCGATGGTCACGGTGTCGACGGTGATCTGCACCAGCGGGGTGAGGTGCCGCATCCCACGATCGTGTTCACGGTCGACCGCATCGAGGATGTCGTGGCTGCCGCGGTCGCCGCCGGCGGCGAGCAGGTGGGGGAGATCCAGCAGCTCGGCGAGGACTCGCGGTGGGTGTACCTGCGCGACTCCGAAGGCAACGTCATCGGGTTGTTCGACGAGGTCGCGGTGGGCTGA
- the tyrS gene encoding tyrosine--tRNA ligase codes for MSDEALTAAPVALDPAFENVWDELVWRGLVHVSTDQEALREALGGDPITYYCGFDPTAASLHLGHLVQLLTLRRLQLAGHKPLGLVGGSTGLIGDPRPTAERTLNSRETVAEWVDRLRGQIERYLSFEGENAARMVNNLDWTAPLSAIDFLREIGKHYRVGTMLKKDAVAARLNSDAGISYTEFSYQILQGLDFLELYRQYGCTLQTGGSDQWGNLTSGTDLIHRVEGTSVHAFGTPLITNSDGTKFGKSEGNAIWIDAELTSAYAFYQFWLSTADADVVERLKVFTFLSSDEIAEYERLVADEPFRRAAQKRLAFEVTATVHGVDATAKVIAASEALFGQGDLTALDADTLRSALLELPHATVPKGTGVVQLLVDTGLVGSLSEARRAIAQGGVSVDGVKVDDESAIVTGDLPGGVSVLRRGKKTLAGVLIGG; via the coding sequence GTGTCTGATGAAGCCCTGACGGCCGCCCCCGTGGCGCTCGATCCCGCGTTCGAGAACGTGTGGGACGAGCTCGTGTGGCGCGGTCTCGTGCATGTGTCCACCGACCAGGAAGCGCTGCGAGAGGCGCTCGGCGGAGACCCCATCACGTATTACTGCGGCTTCGACCCCACGGCGGCATCCCTGCACCTCGGCCACCTCGTGCAGCTGTTGACGCTCCGCCGCCTGCAGCTCGCCGGGCACAAGCCGCTCGGGCTCGTCGGAGGCTCGACGGGTCTTATCGGCGACCCGCGGCCGACTGCCGAGCGCACGCTGAACTCCCGTGAGACCGTCGCCGAGTGGGTCGACCGCCTGCGCGGCCAGATCGAGCGGTACCTGAGCTTCGAGGGCGAGAACGCTGCCCGCATGGTCAACAACCTCGACTGGACGGCACCGCTGTCGGCGATCGACTTCTTGCGCGAGATCGGCAAGCACTACCGTGTCGGCACGATGCTGAAGAAGGATGCCGTCGCCGCGCGCCTGAATTCCGATGCCGGCATCAGTTACACCGAGTTCAGCTACCAGATCCTGCAGGGTCTCGACTTCCTCGAGCTGTACCGGCAGTACGGCTGCACGCTGCAGACCGGCGGGTCGGACCAGTGGGGCAATCTCACCAGCGGCACCGACCTGATCCACCGCGTCGAGGGCACGTCGGTGCATGCCTTCGGCACGCCGCTGATCACCAACAGCGACGGCACGAAGTTCGGCAAGAGCGAGGGCAACGCGATCTGGATCGACGCGGAGCTCACGAGCGCGTACGCGTTCTACCAGTTCTGGCTCTCTACCGCGGATGCCGATGTCGTCGAGCGTCTGAAGGTGTTCACGTTCCTCTCGAGCGACGAGATCGCCGAGTACGAGCGCCTCGTCGCCGACGAGCCGTTCCGCCGCGCCGCTCAGAAGCGTCTGGCGTTCGAGGTCACCGCGACCGTCCACGGTGTCGATGCCACGGCCAAGGTCATCGCGGCGTCCGAGGCGCTGTTCGGTCAGGGCGACCTGACCGCGCTCGATGCCGACACGCTGCGCTCGGCCCTGCTCGAGCTGCCGCACGCGACCGTCCCGAAGGGAACCGGGGTCGTGCAGCTGCTGGTCGACACCGGCCTGGTCGGCAGCCTGTCGGAGGCGCGACGCGCGATCGCCCAGGGCGGCGTGTCGGTCGACGGAGTGAAGGTCGACGACGAGTCGGCCATCGTCACCGGCGACCTGCCGGGCGGGGTGTCGGTGCTGCGACGCGGCAAGAAGACGCTCGCCGGCGTTCTCATCGGGGGCTGA
- a CDS encoding DUF4184 family protein has translation MPFTPSHAVVALAVVRTPLVPAAVAIGAMAPDLPLFARGIGISYAQTHAYPWLTVVIAGVLLLAWWLLLRPAARELAPGWMASRLPSAWDAQGGEALRTVRRGTVPMTVAIIVASLAIGVLSHIAWDAFTHEGRWGVELIPALAERWGPLHGYRWFQYASSVLGLLGLAVAGAVWLRGGARGAVRRVLPSVVRVTWWASLPVALVIATAVGFAAYGPLTAEWTAQHLAYRVLPPACAIWGAGTVMLCIAVQIVRRRALR, from the coding sequence ATGCCGTTCACCCCGAGCCATGCCGTCGTCGCGCTCGCGGTCGTGCGGACCCCGCTCGTGCCCGCGGCGGTGGCGATCGGGGCGATGGCGCCGGATCTGCCGCTGTTCGCGCGCGGGATCGGCATCAGCTACGCGCAGACGCACGCGTACCCGTGGCTGACCGTGGTGATCGCGGGCGTGCTGCTGCTCGCGTGGTGGCTTCTGCTGCGCCCCGCCGCGCGTGAGCTCGCGCCGGGATGGATGGCGTCGAGGCTGCCGTCCGCGTGGGACGCGCAGGGCGGCGAGGCGCTGCGGACGGTGCGGCGGGGGACCGTGCCGATGACGGTCGCGATCATCGTGGCATCCCTCGCGATCGGGGTGCTCAGCCATATCGCGTGGGACGCGTTCACCCATGAGGGGCGGTGGGGCGTCGAGCTGATCCCGGCGCTCGCGGAGCGCTGGGGGCCGCTGCACGGCTACCGGTGGTTCCAGTACGCCTCGAGCGTGCTCGGGCTGCTGGGCCTCGCGGTAGCGGGCGCCGTGTGGCTGCGCGGTGGAGCTCGTGGCGCGGTGCGGCGGGTGCTGCCCAGCGTCGTGCGCGTGACGTGGTGGGCGTCGCTGCCGGTCGCGCTCGTGATCGCCACGGCCGTCGGGTTCGCGGCCTACGGGCCGCTGACGGCGGAGTGGACCGCGCAGCACCTCGCGTACCGGGTGCTGCCGCCGGCGTGCGCCATCTGGGGTGCCGGCACGGTGATGCTGTGCATCGCGGTGCAGATCGTGCGGCGGCGCGCCTTGCGCTGA
- a CDS encoding RNA-binding S4 domain-containing protein → MTASDAPVRVDSWLWAVRVYKTRSAATTACRAGHVRVNGEKVKASQSVRPGDELRVRIAGFDRILVVRQTLTKRVGAPVAATAVDERTPPREPTAMLAVRDRGAGRPTKRERREIDRLRGVE, encoded by the coding sequence ATGACCGCATCCGACGCCCCCGTCCGCGTGGACTCGTGGCTCTGGGCGGTCCGCGTCTACAAGACCCGCTCCGCGGCGACCACCGCCTGCCGTGCCGGACACGTCCGCGTCAACGGCGAGAAGGTCAAGGCATCCCAGTCGGTGCGCCCGGGAGACGAGCTGCGCGTGCGCATCGCGGGCTTCGACCGCATCCTCGTCGTCCGCCAGACGCTCACCAAGCGCGTCGGGGCCCCGGTCGCCGCGACAGCGGTCGACGAGCGCACTCCCCCGCGCGAACCCACCGCGATGCTCGCCGTCCGCGACCGCGGTGCCGGGCGCCCGACCAAGCGCGAGCGTCGCGAGATCGACCGCCTCCGCGGTGTCGAGTAA